The sequence below is a genomic window from Pseudorca crassidens isolate mPseCra1 chromosome 7, mPseCra1.hap1, whole genome shotgun sequence.
ATCTTAAAGAGAGATATAATTACACATATAGATATGTAATCCAGCATTATATAATACCACATTACATAAGAAGGCAAATACCTCCTTTCGGCCCAGGCTCTCTTGGCATGGATTTACCAAGATTCAGGAGACTTTCTCCGGGAGCCCTCATACCCATTTTCCCGAAGGGCAGATTGAGGCCCAGACAAGTGAAGTGATTTGCCCTTTCCCAGATCTGACAATGAAGTTTGCCAGTCAGGCAGCCGGCACAGGGGTGGAGTGGGTGAGAATGATAAAAATCAGGAGGAAGTCAAAGGACATGCAGGGGAAGGCCTCAGGGGCAGCTGGGGAACGAATGGGGAGGGGCTGCTCAGCTGGAGCTGCACCCAGCAGGTCTGCTGGCTAAACTCACAGCACAGTGTGGCTCTCCTGCTTGTTGCTTAGCTGTCCCCTACTTAACCATAGAGGTGCATAAGGTGTGCCTGAGTGTTTGAGTCATAGACTCGATGATCTTGGACCAGCACTGAACTGCTCTGCTGGTGTTCTGACATCCTCCTCGCCATCCAGCTGCTCCTGGATGTAAGAACCGATGTGCCTGCTCCGTACCTCCTCATCCCCCCCTTCTGCCTACACACCTCCATGCTGCTGGAATCTGAATTCGAGAAAGAAGTTCTGTGGGCtagtaggtttttctctttctcctacagctgcatgtatttgtatttgggattctatctgttttgtttttccgtCGATAAAACAGAAACCACAACCCAGAAGATTCCTCCTAGCGCCAACACATCCTCCCCACTGCCTGACTTGAGACCAGGAGCTGTCAACGTGGGGGTCCCAGTCCTCAGTTCAGGAGAGAGAGCAGTGGGGAGGCAAGATGGtcggtagaatggtggttgcttgCTGGGGAGGGCGAgcaggggcagaggaaggagaaggaatgaGGCAGACAGTTGCGCTGGAgactggcggggggtgggggggaacctGCACGGAGACCCCTTGTTGTTTAGATCCTGTAAAATTCCAAGGGGGAGACGCTTGTCTCATTGAAAAGTCCTTGCTGTACTTTTTGCTTAGGTGGCTGAGATGCATCTACTCGAGCAAATCCCAGTTGCCATCGTTACTTGGATATTTCAGGTCTGCATTCCTGCCTGCTGGCATCCAGTTACAGCCCAGCATGGTGGCCTGACTCCTGGGCTGGATGGCTCAGCAGTGAGGGTGCCTGGGCAGCCTCCAGGACTCCTCTGAGCTCAGCCTTCCTTGGCCTAGGAAGGATTCCTCCAAATTGCTCCAACCCCCAGCTGACTTCAGGTGCACAGGGAATGTGAGCAGGGGCAGGCCAATGACCCTGGCAAAACCACGCTTCCGAGTAACGCCCGCATCTACCCCTACCCTCTCTCTTCCACTCTTCCAGGAGGTGGATGCCAACTGGGAGGCTGCCAGCAAGAGCCCCTTCAAGCCGAGGGCCCCCTCCTGGTGACAGCTTTTTAAACACTGACATGACATTTTGACTACAGAAGGGACTTCTGTTTGTTAATCTGAGCAATCCCTCTCTGTGGGTGGGCAAGCCACTTCCTCTCTACCCAACACAGAAGGAAACTAAGGCAAATATTTGCCCAGAAATTCAGGCCCAAGTTTCTGACTCTCTGCTTCCCCATTACCCATGCAGTCAAGTTAGCGAGCATCCTTCCAGGGTTGCCAGTGTCTGGGGGCTTCCAGCCTGAGAATCCTCCTCCCCAGGAAGGAGAAGTGTGGAAAGGAGCGTATCTCACTTCCCCTGAAACTGGATGCAGGATGCTTGGAGGGTAGGCCTGGGTAGGGGATGGGAAGGCCCACTGGTCTCTTAGCCGTGGGGTGTATCATCCCAGGCCCGTAGTTACCCCCACCGCCATCTCAAAACGGGGCCTGCTGCTGAGTGAGCCACGTAGGCAACGGGACAGacccagaggaggagaggggaggcctGTGGACTGCTCAGGTGCATGCAGAAGCCCCCTCAGCCCCAAGAGCCTGGGCTGAAGGACTCTGGCATCTCCATAAAGGGGGCCGGGGTTGAAGGATAGCCATGGGCAGGCTGGGGCTTGGAAATCCACaaccagagagggagagggacaaaGGTGGAGGCCAGGAGAGCTGCTGCCCAGCTTTGACAAGTCCATTAAATTTTAAAGCGGCCCTGCCCTCGGGCAtgctgggaaggggtggggaccTGGCCGTGACTCCGCTTCTCTCAGCTGTTTGTTGTTCTGCTGCCACAGCCCTGCTGGCTGGAGAAGGAGCGCGGATGATGACTGAGCTTCCTAGGCAGACACTTCTCTTCCCGGGAGGGTGGGGACTGGCCCTGGGCAGACTCCGCCTTGGTATCTCTCTCAGGCATCCCCCCCATCCCGGAGCCCCACCGGAGGATGGCGGCAACAGGAGGGAGACCAGAGGTTCACCTGGTGGAGCTGCGCCTCTCAGCCTGGAGGGGCTCCCGTCTCCTCGGCCCCTGCAGAGCTCTTGGCCAGAAAGCCGCccgctccttcctcctcctctccgcTCTGATGCTTGGAGAGGGGGCAGCCCTGGCTGAGGAGAGCAGCTGGCCCCGGCCCTCCAGGGGCTGGCATGCATAGCTGTCTTCACcgcttctctcctctccctcaggTCCCAATTAATGGATTCTGACATGGATTATGAAAGGCCAAACGTAGAGACCATCAAGTGCGTGGTAGTGGGGGACAACGCTGTGGGCAAGACCAGGCTCATCTGTGCCCGGGCCTGCAATGCCACCCTCACCCAGTACCAGCTGCTAGCCACCCACGTGCCCACAGTTTGGGCCATCGACCAGTACCGGGTGTGTCAGGAGGTAAGGCTGGGCGTCCGCGCCGCGCCGCGCATCTGGGCTTCTTCCCCAGGGATCACTCCAAACGGGGCCTGTGCCTAGCTCATGGAAGCCCCTTAGGGGTCGGGTGGAGGCAGCTGAAGAGCAAGGAGCcctgggagggaggcctgagaGGAGTGCCCCCCTCCAGCGGAGGGGTCCTTGGCCCTTTGTGTTTTGCACGGCTGAGCTGGTGCCTGGGGCATAGCATCTTGTGTAATCATAGCCCCCAATAATGGGGAGCCctgaagggggaaaggggtggtgcTTTGGAGAGATGAGAGCTGGCGGTAGGGAAGAAGCTGCCAGCTAACGATACCAAAAGATCAGAGGCTTGGAAGTGTCCAATTGGCAGGTACAGTTGGGAACAAGGGCAGGCTCCCTGAGAGATCCCGTCCACTGCCGTAACGGTCTGCCCTCTGAGAGTCTCTCACCTCCTGGCCAGCTCTTGTTAGTGAGTCTGCAGAGGTGGCACCTGGATGAAGGTGTTTTAAGGCACACGTTGGGAGGCACTGGCTGTCCCTCCAGCCCCCATGTTGCAGGACCCTCAGGAGTGAGCAGGCATGCAGGGCCTCCAAGAACCGTTGCCCTAGATTCctgtccccctccctgcccccacaggTGCTGGAACGTTCCCGAGACGTGGTAGATGATGTCAGCGTGTCCCTCCGCCTCTGGGACACCTTTGGAGATCACCACAAAGACCGTCGCTTTGCTTATGGGAGGTAGGGAAGGCCCCCGGCTGCCTGCGGGGAGCCAAGTGGATGGCTTTTCCCTGCTTTCCCCGAGGTATGAAGCGCCTCTGTGACCCTGAGCCTGGCAGGAAGGAGTGGAGAAAGCAGCACGGGCAGACCCGTGAGGGGGCGGCAGCCTGGGTGGCTTGCGATCAGGACGCCTGGTTTGAGTCCTACCCTGTTAAGCAGTGGCTCTGGGACTCTGAGCAGTTAGGAGAGCTGTTCTGAGATGAGTTTTCGCAGATGAGATGGTAAAAAGTGGTCATTTCTAACTCACAAGAGAGCTGTGAGGTCAAAACAAGAGTCTTTGGAAGCTCTAAAATGCTAAGTGAGGGGTGCATAAACTAGAGGTTCTATTATACGTTTTGGGAAAGATCGTGTGAGCAGATCCATATGACAGACGTGGGACTGCAGTGTAGGGGGTGCAGGCGGGTGTGTGTGTTCTCCCTCGTTCCAGGGGCAGGTAACCTACCACTAGCTTTCTTTGCCTGTAACCTCACTCTCCCACCGCCAGATCCGATGTGGTGGTTCTGTGCTTCTCCATTGCCAACCCCAACTCCCTGCACCATGTCAAGACCATGTGGTACCCAGAAATCAAACACTTCTGCCCCCGAGCACCTGTCATCTTGGTGGGCTGCCAGCTGGACCTGCGCTACGCCGACCTGGAGGCTGTCAATAGGGCCAGGAGACCCTTGGCTAGGTAGGGGGTGCTGGTGCCTAGGGAGGGGAAGGCGGCAGATGGGGTGTGGGGCGTGTCTCCAGGCTTCCTGCTCAGTCCTGAGGGAATCCACTAAGCCTCACATCTCTCCCTCCATTTGAAGCGAGCTCATGTAGGGAGACAACAAGAgttctcattctttcattcatccatccatccatccatccatctatccatccagctATCCATCCAGCTATCCATCTGTTACACTGAGTGGGCCATACTGGGCTAAGCATcatgaggagagaaggagagggagtggGTGGGCAAGCATTCCTTTGCATGAAAGGAGCTTATAATCTTGCTGGGAGGTGAACTTGATAGGTGAACATGTTAAAAACCAACGTGGAATGTTGCATGTTAATTGCCAGACAGGTGGTTATCGCTACCACTGTTTTGAGCTGGGGAGGTCACCAGGGCCGGGCATAGAtatggagggcttcctggaagaagaggTGATTGGAAGTGAGCCTTGAAGGACTAGTAGGATTTAGCGAGACAGAGGAGAAAGGGAGTGGAAATGAGCAGGGCAGGCATGGGTCTTAGGACACAGATCCTGAGCAGAGACCCTCCAGCCTGGTGAAAAACAGACAGGCTCTGGAGAGCtacctctccctgccccccactctcTACCACCAACATGAATTTGGCTTCCCTTCTTGAACCTGCCAGGCCCATCAAGCCCAATGAGATCCTTCCCCCAGAGAAGGGTCGGGAGGTGGCCAAGGAGCTGGGCATCCCCTACTACGAGACCAGCGTGGTGGCCCAGTTCGGCATCAAGGACGTCTTTGACAACGCCATCCGTGCAGCGCTCATCTCCCGCCGGCACCTGCAGTTCTGGAAGTCCCACCTCCGCAATGTGCAGCGGCCTCTGCTGCAGGCACCCTTCCTGCCCCCCAAGCCGCCTCCCCCCATCATTGTGGTGCCCGACCCCCCCTCCAGCAGCGAGGAGTGCCCCGCCCACCTCCTGGAGGACCCGCTGTGCGCGGACGTCATCCTGGTGCTGCAGGAGCGTGTGCGCATCTTTGCCCACAAGATCTACCTCTCCACTTCCTCCTCCAAGTTCTACGACCTGTTCCTCATGGACCTGAGTGAGGGGGATCTGGGGGGCCCCTCAGGGTCAGGGGGCCCCTGCCCGGAGGACCACCGGGATCACCCTGatcaacaccaccaccatcaccaccaccaccacggcCGGGACTTCCTGCTTCGGGCAGCCAGCTTTGATGTGTGCGAGAGCGTGGAAGAGAGTGGGGGCTCCGGACCCGCTGGACTCCGGGCTTCAACTAGCGATGGGATCTTACGGGGCAATGGGACAGGGTACCTGCCTGGGAGGGGTCGAGTGCTATCTTCCTGGAGCCGAGCTTTTGTGAGCATCCAGGAAGAGATGGCAGAGGATCCACTGACTTATAAATCCcggctgatggtggtggtgaaaATGGACAACTCCATCCAGCCGGGGCCCTTCCGGGCTGTTCTCAAGTACCTGTACACAGGGGAGCTGGACGAGAATGAGCGGGACCTTATGCACATCGCCCACATTGCTGAGCTGCTCGAGGTCTTTGATCTGCGCATGATGGTGGCCAACATTCTCAACAATGAGGCCTTCATGAACCAGGAGATCACCAAGGCCTTCCACGTCCGCCGGACCAACCGGGTTAAGGAGTGCTTGGCAAAAGGCACCTTCTCAGGTATGGAACGTGCTTAGGAGCTGATGTCCAGAAGGCGGGGGAGTTCCCTCCAGGAGCCTTCTGAGGTCCAGGTAGCATTCTAAGTCATCTCAGCTGCTGATGCCCCTGAAGCCCAGCGTCCCCAGCCTGAGAGCGTGGTCACATTGTGCTTCACAGCCTGTGGCTCGGAAGGAAGCAGGTTGTCTGGGCACGCTGTTGACCCTTGGGGTTGGGTGTCCCACGTTCTTTCCCCACGTGCTCACGTGATGCCTCTTCTCTGCCCGGACAGATGTGACCTTCATCCTGGATGACGGCGCCATCAGCGCCCACAAGCCCCTGTTGATCTCCAGCTGTGACTGGATGGCTGCCATGTTTGGGGGGCCATTTGTGGAGAGTTCCACCAGGGAGGTAAGGCTAGGATGGGAACGGTTGGGAAAGAGAGGGACTTACTCCCTTCCCATCTGAGGCATCTGTCACTTAATGGTACTTTCCTCAGCCTTGACTGTGTGCACGTCACTGAGTGATGGGCCCGAGAGAAGTTTATGAGATGGTTCCCACAGCCAAGGACTTTCCAGTCTACCAGGCTAGGGAAATACGGTAACATCTTAACTCTACAGTTGAGAAGACACTTTCGATTCGTTGTCTTATATTGTCTCACACGAGACTCTTATAGCGTAGCCTTCCACTTTGCGTGTAAGGAAAGTGAGGACCTGAGAAGTTAAGCGACTCATGCAAAGCTCTGTAAGTAGAAAGGAGAGGGTAGGACTTGAACTCAAGACTTCTGATTCCTTGGCTGTATACATTGTACCTTGCTTTCTCCCGGACGCACGTGaaataactagaaaaatattCAGTCTGTCCCAAACTGAATCCATCACTGTTTttaaatgtaggttttattataATTGAGGTATGGTGACGCCAACAGATCAGGAAAAAACTACCATTAAAAAGATAGGTTGTTATACTCACAGATCTCAATGGGAGGGGCACACACAGCGTCTGGGGACATGCAGGGAAGCACCAGGTTGGGTCATGCGGCAGAGGGAGTAAGGGGGACTGTGGGCAGGAGCCTTTATTGTCTCTTCCCTGGGAAGGAAGAGGTGAAGCAGGGTAAACAGGCTTAGggttggctagtttgaataatttcatcaGGCTCTGGGGCATAGGGGCCGTCCTGAGTcatctggtacctggccctggggtacTTAGGGCAGGGGGAGAGTGGCCTGGAGTGTGAGAGCAGATGAAGATGACACCTGGGGGTGTGGGCTCTGGATTGtttggtttgcatatgaaaggcaTGATCTCAGGTGAGGCCTTCATTATCTCTAGGAAGTCCCTCTAGGGTCAGCAAGGCCCCCAAACTGcaaagcatcagaatacagaAACTAGAAAGAAACACTTCATGCCATCACCCTTCCCTTAATCAGGGCCACTCCAACCCCCTGTTCTCACTGATACCGCTGCTTTCTTGGGCACCTAGACTGGAAACACAGAGTTGGAAGGCGCCTATCAGTGTGTCCTTAGAAGTATCCTCTTCAGTCTGTTCTCTCAAGTCTGTTCTCACCTTTCCACTCTCCCAGCCAAGCCGAGCAGCCCAGGCCGTGGCCCTGTTCTCCATCTTCTCTGAACTCCTGCAACATTGACTGTCCGTCACTCAGCCTTGCAATTAACAAGGTCCTTCTTTGTGCAGTGACTTCAAGTTCTGAGGGTCCACACCCCGTTTCCCCAGCTGGTTTGTGGTTTCTCTTGAGTGTAGGGACTAGGTCTTTTACTTCTGCTGAGTACTCTCCTCAGCTCTGGTCCCTTAGTCAGTGCTCAGCAAACACTTGAATGAAAAGCTAGACGAAGAACAGTGCAGCAGAGCGTCCTATGATACAGAGTAGGGATTTCCTAAAATTTCTGGGAAGGACGTCTTTCCGGCAGGCGAAGTGGAGGGGTTCAGATTTGAGTTGTCTGTGCTCCTTGAAGCGTGAGTTGGGTTGGGATGTGCAAAAGTGTGAGGCTGGGGACTCTCCAAAGCCGCGGGGCCCACCACTACCACAGAAGCAGCTGTAAAGCTCCAGCGGATCCCCAGTGTAGCCTGGAGAGGCCGGCGTCTGATGAGAAAGCAGTTTTTGTGTTGGTTCTGCTCTGAAGAGATCCCAGAGGCCCAGAACAGCAGCTTCAAGCAGACCGGAGACACCAGCTGATGTCTGCTTTGCTCATTCGCATCCCACTTGCACTGCTCCCTGaagggctgggaggggctggtgcAGGGGACCAGAAGGACTCCTTCACACACCCTCCAAGCCGGAAGGATGCTAGCAAGAGTCCAGGTCCTTTTAAAAGctgttggagggcttccctggtggcgcagtggttgagagtccgcctgccgatgcaggggacacgggttcatgccccggtccgggaagatcccacgtgccgcggagcggctgggcccgtgagccatggccgctgagcctgcgcgtccggagcctgtgctctgcaacgggagaggccacagcagtgagaggcccgcgtaccgccaaaaaaaaaaaaaaaaaaagctgttggaGCCCTGCTCATAGGTGCTCAGCAGCTGGGCTCAGCACAGGCTGTTGCTGTGGGAGACCAGCCTTTGGGGAAGGGGGGTTCTGAGCAGGTCCAGGGGCCACGAAGGGGTGGCTGCCTGTTTGGAGTAGCCCAGCTAGGTGGGCCAGAGTCTTCTGAGTTCCTCAGAACTGAGTTACTCTTTCCCTAAAGCTGGACCTCACCGCAGCCTGCTCTATTCCTTCCCACCCGCAGGTGGTGTTTCCTTACACGAGCAAGAGCTGCATGAGGGCCGTGCTGGAATACCTGTACACCGGCATGTTCACCTCCAGCCCCGACCTGGACGACATGAAGCTTATCATCCTGGCCAACCGCCTCTGCCTGCCACACTTGGTCGCCCTCACAGGTAACTAAGCTCCGGGGCCTCCCGGGAGGAGGAGTCGGGGACCCCCAGGAGTCGTGATTGCTTCTCTCACCTGTCTCCTCCTAGGGGACAGGCCACGAGCACCCAGGGAATACGTTTACATAAAGTGAAATACGTCGGTGCGTACTGGGGTTTGGGTGAGGACACGGATGTAAAGAAACATGTGAAAGGGGCGCTCGGTGGGATCACCTTGTAGGCTCTCTCCAGAGGGCATCTTGGCCCAGCAAAGTGGTCTCCAGCAGACGCCAGGGCCTGCTGTTCTTATTAGCTTGGCCGCACTCATGCAAGCTTaagaagtcaaaaagaaaagaacacgTTCCtcatctctccccttcctccttcctttctttttccttctccttcttctcctttccctcttcctccttcttctcttccaccttcactttccctttcttcttctagaAATAAGACAGCAAACATTGACCTGCCGCTCCTAATTCCTTGATTCCTTGTAGATCCTGAGAGCTCGAGCTCAGCTTTCAGGATGGACCAACCTCAGAGATGGGTTGGAGCAGGGACTGAGGCAGGAGGGAGACCAAGGTGCAGGAGCTCGGGGTCCAAGGGCTGGAGGAGAAATGCCGCCATCCCGGTCAGGGGTGTCTGGGGTCTGCTGATGTTGGAGTCGACATTTGCTTTGCGTTGGTGTCGGCATTGCTACCTGTACTGGTGTTGATGTCGAGGTTAGTATTCTTGGGCGGGTcagggggcagagagcagggccTCAGATACTGAGTTGAGGTTCAGGGAAGGACCCGGTGTCAGagctgctggggccctgggcagATGATCAAGGCTGGGACTGAGCTATGAGGGAAGCGGTGATCCCATGATGAGAAATGAGTTGGAAGGTGGGACGTGGTcccaggaagaagggagaaatcaTTGATCAGAACCAAATGTGAAGAGCTGAGCCTTACCATTCAGGAGCTCAACTCCCTCTGCAGAGCGAGTCCAGGGGACACCAAGGGCTTCAGGGCAGGGAGCGAGAGACAGGCTTCTAAAGCTTACAACTGCagaattccctggcgggccagtggttggttaggactccgcacttccactgcaggggggcacgggttcgatccctggttggggaactaagatcctgcatgccacacagtgtggcctggaaataaataaatacataaataaataataaaggtcagagcTGCAACAATATGTCATCCATGGTCATCCATGAAAAAGTGCTGTGGCCTTCCCAGAGCACAGAAAACTGTCCAAACTCTTAGACCGAGTAATTCAACGTTTGAAAGGCTATCGACAAAGAAATGACCCACATGAAAAAAAACGTATAAAGGTGTTTAAGTTTGTTTCATCATGGCAGGCGATCAGATACAAGTCAAATAGACACCATTGGTTAAGCACACATGGGTAATTTTCACAAGGTAGCGATGAAAAATGTTAATCACTGCTGCGTGGAAAGGCTTATAGAGAATAACACTGAATGACTTTTCCAGTGAAATGCGCCATACGTGcaagaaacatatttaaaaaatgcgTTGTGTATGTACCTTGTCAGTGGAAAATGCCAAGTATGGTGTAGTAAGTGGTGCTTTGTGTTTAGTGATATATGCTTCCTATGAAGTTATTAATTcaagcttaaaattttttttaacatttatttatttatttggttgcactgggtcttagttgtaacaggtgggctccttagttatggcacgtgggcacCTTCGTTGcggcttgccggctccttagttgtggcttagcagtggcatgtgaactcttagctgcagcatgcgtgtggaatctagttctctgaccagggatcgaacccgggccccctgcattgggagcgtggagtcttaaccactgcaccaccagggaagtcccaagcttaaattttttttaatgttaaatataacacaaatacacataatatatggTCAGCTTAGTGAAGTATTACAAAGCAAAGGGACCCTTGCCGGCCATACCAGAAGCCCTTCACCTGTCCCTCCCAACCACAGGCCCTTCCCCCGTCCCCAGGAGGAACCACTCTgcctattattcttttttatggcctcACTTCCTTACACTTCCTCATAGTTTTATCATCCAAATGTGCATCCTTCAACACTAtagcatgattttattttttatatatcctttaagttttttcttttttaatctctaaGTACCTTGTCCATGAAAAAAACTTTCCCTTGCAATTTGTTGGAAAAACCCCACTGATCTAggaaatctagattttttttactGATTGCGTTTCTATAGTACACCATCTTTCCTGTAAACTGGCCATTGGATCTAGAGGCTAGATCGGATTCACATTCAGTTTTCTTTCGGTAAGGCTACTTCAtacattgtttctctttttcatcaAGAAGCATAGACTGTctgcttttctgtctctttgtgacGTTAGCAACCATTGAATGTCATTGCCTGGATCCATTAATTTATTAGGTGTCGTGAAATGGTAATATTCCaattcagtcatttttttctttatctgttggAACACTTCTAAAAAGAGAGAACCTTGCCCTCACCTACTGTTCATTTACCCAGTGGTATAGTTCATGTAGAGCAGGCAGGTGAATGCTTGATtcttttatttaccagttttcaagATACATTTGTTTTCCTATCATCCTTTGAGAGTGACCAATTAGTTTCTTCTTATTAAGTATGCTTATGAACTCTCAGATTTGAACCTACTCAGTTGGTTTCAAATAACTGCAGTTAGCTTTATGGAAGCTCAAATACCCTACTGCTCCCTTAGCCTGTAGGAGTCTCTTCAAGTTGGCTGCAGAGTCTCTGAGCTTTCTGCTTATCAGGAATGACAAGATGTTCCAGGTTCCtcttgtacatttcctgccccagacctggaatcagccatttctctaagaagtCCTGGTTTCTTGTAGCTGGAAATGGGATTTCAAGGCTGCAATCTGTGCATTAGAGATGCTTTTGCTATTGGGATGGCTCTT
It includes:
- the RHOBTB2 gene encoding rho-related BTB domain-containing protein 2: MDSDMDYERPNVETIKCVVVGDNAVGKTRLICARACNATLTQYQLLATHVPTVWAIDQYRVCQEVLERSRDVVDDVSVSLRLWDTFGDHHKDRRFAYGRSDVVVLCFSIANPNSLHHVKTMWYPEIKHFCPRAPVILVGCQLDLRYADLEAVNRARRPLARPIKPNEILPPEKGREVAKELGIPYYETSVVAQFGIKDVFDNAIRAALISRRHLQFWKSHLRNVQRPLLQAPFLPPKPPPPIIVVPDPPSSSEECPAHLLEDPLCADVILVLQERVRIFAHKIYLSTSSSKFYDLFLMDLSEGDLGGPSGSGGPCPEDHRDHPDQHHHHHHHHHGRDFLLRAASFDVCESVEESGGSGPAGLRASTSDGILRGNGTGYLPGRGRVLSSWSRAFVSIQEEMAEDPLTYKSRLMVVVKMDNSIQPGPFRAVLKYLYTGELDENERDLMHIAHIAELLEVFDLRMMVANILNNEAFMNQEITKAFHVRRTNRVKECLAKGTFSDVTFILDDGAISAHKPLLISSCDWMAAMFGGPFVESSTREVVFPYTSKSCMRAVLEYLYTGMFTSSPDLDDMKLIILANRLCLPHLVALTEQYTVTGLMEATQMMVDIDGDVLVFLELAQFHCAYQLADWCLHHICTNYNNVCRKFPRDMKAMSPENQEYFEKHRWPPVWYLKEEDHYQRARKERQKEDYLHLRRQPKRRWLFWNSPSSPASSATSSSTPSSSSAVV